The Streptomyces sp. R28 region CTCGCGACTCGGCCTCGCGCGGGGACGGGCGGGCGGCGCCGAGCGTGGCGCCGCTGACGTACGAGCAGAAGATCGGCGAGAGGTACGCGCTCAGCGCCGAGCTCAAGGGCTCGGGGAAGTTCGACGCGGTCCCGGGGATCGACAAGGCGCCCGGCACGGGGCAGAAGTTCACCTACCGCGTGGATGTGGAGCAGGGGCTCGGGCTCGACGGTGAACTCTTCGCGCAGGCCGTGCAGAAGACGCTCAACGACGACCGCAGCTGGGCCCACAACGGCGCCCGCACCTTCGAGCGCATCTACTCCGGCAAGCCCGACTTCGTGATCACGCTGGCCAGCCCCGGTACGACGGCCGACTGGTGCGCCAAGTCCGGTCTGGACACCACCGTCGACAATGTGTCGTGCGACTCCGCCGCCACCGAGCGCGTGATGATCAACGCGTACAGATGGGCGCAGGGGTCGAAGACGTACGGTGATCGGATCCACGCGTACCGGCAGATGCTGATCAACCACGAGGTCGGCCACCGGCTCGGCTTCCCCCACGTGACCTGCGACAAGGACGGCGACCTCGCCCCGGTCATGCAGCAGCAGACCAAGTTCCTCGACCACGACGGGATCCACTGTCGGCCCAACCCCTGGGCGTACCCCGGGAGTTGACGGATGCCTCACAAGTCACATTGACATGTGCAGAGAGTTCATAGATATTTCTGCACATGTCGACCCGTCACACCTCCTCTCGCGCCGCCATCGAGCTGGCGCTCATCGGTGTGACCGCTCTGTGCGTCGCCGACATCCACTGTCGCTGACGCCCGCCTTTTCGGCGTTCGCGTCGCGATCTCTCTCCACTCCTGTGAGTCGCTGACGGGCTTCCCGGCCCGCGGCTCGTTCATGGACCTTCGACGACCCGGCGCCGGGGCAGACGTCTGCTCATCCCTGTCTCATTCCTCGTCAAACTGTCTCGCCATTCGAGAACGGGTGATTCCCGACCCGTCGACGCGAGATCAGCCAAGTGCGAGAGCAATCAATCCGAGAGGTCGTCTCCGATGCGTCAACCGTCCGCCATAGCGCGCCGCGTGGCCGTGGCATCCGTCAGCCTGGTCGTGGCAGCGGGCGCCGCCGCCTGCGGGCCTGAGGACAACGATGCCAAGGCTGCCGGCGGCGACTCCACGCCTCACAAGGGCGGCACGCTCACGGTCCTGAACTCCAACCCGCAGGAGGACTTCGACCCCGCCCGTCTGTACACCTCCGGCGGCGGCAACGTCCCCTCCCTCGTCTTCCGCACGCTCACCACCCGCAACCGCGAGAACGGCGAGGCCGGCGCCGAGGTCGTCCCCGACCTCGCGACCGACACCGGGCGCCCCAACAAGGACGCGACCGTGTGGACGTACACCCTCAAGGAGGGTCTCAAGTACGAGGACGGCAGCAAGATCACCTCGGCCGACATCAAGTACGGCATCGAGCGCTCCTTCGCGCCCGAGCTGTCCGGCGGTGCCCCCTACTTGCGGGACTGGCTGGTCGGCGCCGCCGACTACCAGGGGCCGTACAAGGACAAGAAGGGCCTCTCGGCGATCGAGACGCCGGACGAGCGGACCATCGTCTTCCATCTGAACAAGCCCGAGGGCGAGTTCCCCTACCTGGCCACGCAGACGCAGTTCACGCCCGTGCCGAAGAGCAAGGACACGGGCACGAAGTACGAGGAACACCCGGTCTCCTCCGGCCCGTACAAGGTCGTCGAGAACGAGAACGACGGTGAGCGGCTCGTCCTGGAGCGCAACACCTACTGGTCCGCCGCGACGGACGCCGAGCGCAAGGCCTACCCCGACAAGGTGGACGTACGGTCCGGGCTCGACTCGTCCGTGATCAACCAGCGGCTGTCCTCGTCCCAGGGTGCGGACGCGGCCGCGGTCACCACGGACACCAACCTCGGCCCGGCCGAGCTGGCCAAGGTGACCGGCGACAAGGACCTTGCTTCTCGCGTCGGTACCGGACACTTCGGCTACACGAACTACATCGCGTTCAACCCGACGATCAAGCCGTTCGACAACGTCAAGGTGCGGCAGGCGATCTCGTACGCCATCGACCGGTCGTCCGTGGTCAACGCCGCGGGTGGTTCCGCGCTGGCCGAGCCCGCCACCACCTTCCTGCCGAACCAGAAGTCCTTCGGCTACGAGCCCTACGACCTGTTCCCGGCCGGCGACGCGGGCAACGCCGCGAAGGCCAAGGAGCTGCTGGCCCAGGCCGGTTACAAGAGCGGGCTCAGCGTCACCCTGACCCACTCCAACGCCAAGGACTTCGAGACCAGCCCCGAGATCGCGACCGCGATCCAGGACGCGCTGAAGAAGGCCGGCATCACGGTCAAGCTGCAGGGGCTGGAGGAGAACGACTACTCCGACAAGATCCACAACGTGAAGACCGAGCCCGGCTTCTTCCTCGCGCACTGGGGTGCCGACTGGCCCTCCGGCGGTCCCTTCCTCGCCCCGATCTTCGACGGCCGGCAGATCGTCAAGGACGGCGCGAACTTCAACACGGGCCTGCTCGATGACAAGGCGGTCAATGCCGAGATCGACGCGATCAACAAGCTGACCGACCTTGACGCCGCCGCCGAGCGGTGGGGTGCACTGGACAAGAAGATCGGTGAGCAGGCACTGACCGTGCCGCTGTTCCACCCCGTCTACAAGCGGCTGTACGGCAAGGACATCAAGAACGTCGTGATCAGTGACTGGACCGGTGTTCTGGACATCTCCCAGGCCGCGGTGAAGTAGCGCCGTGAGTGAGGCAGTTCTCGCCGTCGAGGCTCCCGGGGTGTCTGCTCCGGGGGTCTCGGGGGCCCGCCAGTTCTGGCGGCGGCTGCGGACGCAGCGCGCCGCCCTCGTCGCGGCGGTAGTCGTCGCGCTGCTCGTCCTGGTCGCGCTCGCCGCGCCGCTGCTCACCGCGATCGAGGGCCAGGACCCGACCACCTACCACCCGTCCCTGGTGGACTCCGCGCGCGGGGGCGTGCCCGTCGGGCCGTTCGGCGGCGTGAGCGCCGAGCACTGGCTCGGCGTCGAACCGCAGACCGGCCGGGACCTGTTCGCGCGGCTGGTCCACGGCGCGCGCGTGTCGCTCGGTGTCGCGCTGGCGGCGACGGTCCTGCAGCTCCTGCTGGGCGTCGTCATCGGCGTCGCGGCCGGGTTCGGCAACCGCTGGGTGGACCTGGTCCTGACCCGGATCGCCGACATCTTCGTGGCCATGCCGCTGATGGTCGTCGCGCTCGCCCTGCTCGCCGTCGTGCCCACGAGCTTCCCGCGCCCCGTCCTGGTGGCACTGGTCGTCGGACTGGTCTCCGGCTGGGGCACGCTCGCCAAGATGGTGCGCGCGCAGACGCTCACCCTCAAGGAGCTCGACTACGTCGCCGCCGCCCGGCTCAGCGGCTGGGGCACGGTCCGGATCGCCCGCCGCGAACTGCTCCCCGGCCTCGCCGCGCCCGTCATCACCTTCGCGGCCATCCTCGTACCGACCAACATCACCGTCGAGGCGGCCCTGTCCTTCCTCGGCGTGGGCGTGAAGCCGCCGACGCCGTCCTGGGGGCAGATGCTCACC contains the following coding sequences:
- a CDS encoding ABC transporter permease, with the translated sequence MSEAVLAVEAPGVSAPGVSGARQFWRRLRTQRAALVAAVVVALLVLVALAAPLLTAIEGQDPTTYHPSLVDSARGGVPVGPFGGVSAEHWLGVEPQTGRDLFARLVHGARVSLGVALAATVLQLLLGVVIGVAAGFGNRWVDLVLTRIADIFVAMPLMVVALALLAVVPTSFPRPVLVALVVGLVSGWGTLAKMVRAQTLTLKELDYVAAARLSGWGTVRIARRELLPGLAAPVITFAAILVPTNITVEAALSFLGVGVKPPTPSWGQMLTSADVWYQAAPQYLLLPAGALFVTVLALTVLGDGVRTALDPRAASRLRIGTGRKREGKGEAS
- a CDS encoding ABC transporter substrate-binding protein, with amino-acid sequence MRQPSAIARRVAVASVSLVVAAGAAACGPEDNDAKAAGGDSTPHKGGTLTVLNSNPQEDFDPARLYTSGGGNVPSLVFRTLTTRNRENGEAGAEVVPDLATDTGRPNKDATVWTYTLKEGLKYEDGSKITSADIKYGIERSFAPELSGGAPYLRDWLVGAADYQGPYKDKKGLSAIETPDERTIVFHLNKPEGEFPYLATQTQFTPVPKSKDTGTKYEEHPVSSGPYKVVENENDGERLVLERNTYWSAATDAERKAYPDKVDVRSGLDSSVINQRLSSSQGADAAAVTTDTNLGPAELAKVTGDKDLASRVGTGHFGYTNYIAFNPTIKPFDNVKVRQAISYAIDRSSVVNAAGGSALAEPATTFLPNQKSFGYEPYDLFPAGDAGNAAKAKELLAQAGYKSGLSVTLTHSNAKDFETSPEIATAIQDALKKAGITVKLQGLEENDYSDKIHNVKTEPGFFLAHWGADWPSGGPFLAPIFDGRQIVKDGANFNTGLLDDKAVNAEIDAINKLTDLDAAAERWGALDKKIGEQALTVPLFHPVYKRLYGKDIKNVVISDWTGVLDISQAAVK
- a CDS encoding Ms4533A family Cys-rich leader peptide; this encodes MSTRHTSSRAAIELALIGVTALCVADIHCR